One genomic window of Nicotiana sylvestris chromosome 10, ASM39365v2, whole genome shotgun sequence includes the following:
- the LOC104216979 gene encoding putative late blight resistance protein homolog R1B-17, with protein sequence MLAWLYFSGHGYENQDVALGWYPNIRSEHAIDSEGSFVATILHNLVDLPNNSNSSRIVALKNHLAIFQEMLNFLRANIICVPIQDLQFLLQDIDTVVIDVGLLVYSLYEDEEEKEDEALREGNPSLVLDSSGNIQRINTMIYLTIRKAFQSKLPRMHGLGYVDFLLNKLKEFQRRHSDSLASFTNQLQIIQKELEGLQPFLNAVAKERNNVLNKIQHCATQLIDKADEVEYIVDACISKEAPIWCLERWLLDIMEEITLIRAEVAEIQGKKIVEEAMNNTGKSQTPSSLARSTIMNDEVVGFEDVREKLRDQLIRGTKGRDVISITGMPGLGKTTLACRLYSDKLVVSHFDIRAQCCVSQVYSRKNLLLEILHDVTGKDFECGGKRVDQLADCIGKKLSLNIEDDVS encoded by the exons ATGCTTGCCTGGTTGTATTTTTCAGGCCATGGCTACGAAAATCAAGATGTGGCTCTAG GATGGTATCCCAACATTCGAAGTGAGCATGCAATTGACAGTGAAGGCAGTTTTGTGGCAACTATTCTACACAATTTGGTAGATCTACCAAATAATAGTAACTCCAGTCGGATAGTTGCTTTGAAGAACCACTTGGCAATCTTTCAGGAGATGCTCAACTTCTTGAGAGCCAATATCATCTGTGTGCCGATACAAGatcttcagtttcttcttcaaGATATCGACACTGTGGTTATTGATGTTGGACTTCTGGTTTATTCGTTATATGAAGATGAGGAGGAGAAGGAAGACGAGGCACTGCGAGAAGGGAACCCTTCACTAGTTCTTGATTCGTCAGGCAACATTCAACGTATAAACACAATGATCTACCTTACCATTCGGAAGGCATTTCAATCTAAATTGCCAAGGATGCATGGACTAGGCTATGTTGATTTCCTTTTAAACAAACTGAAGGAGTTCCAACGCCGCCATTCAGATTCACTAGCTTCTTTCACGAACCAACTTCAAataattcagaaggaacttgaGGGCTTGCAACCTTTTCTAAATGCTGTTGCAAAAGAGCGAAACAATGTCCTCAACAAAATTCAACATTGTGCGACACAATTGATTGACAAAGCAGATGAGGTAGAATACATAGTTGATGCTTGTATAAGCAAAGAAGCTCCTATCTGGTGCCTCGAGCGTTGGCTCTTGGATATCATGGAGGAGATTACTCTTATCAGAGCAGAGGTAGCAGAGATTCAAGGAAAAAAGATAGTTGAGGAAGCAATGAACAATACTGGCAAAAGTCAAACACCATCAAGTTTAGCAAGGTCTACAATCATGAATGATGAAGTTGTGGGATTTGAGGATGTCAGAGAAAAATTAAGAGACCAACTAATAAGAGGAACCAAAGGGCGAGATGTTATCTCGATAACCGGCATGCCGGGTCTAGGCAAGACGACTCTAGCCTGCAGACTCTACTCTGACAAGTTAGTTGTTTCTCACTTTGACATTCGTGCACAATGTTGTGTGTCTCAAGTATATTCACGTAAGAACTTGTTACTGGAGATTCTACATGATGTTACCGGTAAAGACTTTGAATGTGGAGGAAAACGTGTTGATCAATTAGCTGattgtattggaaaaaaactgagtctaaatattgaagatgacgtgtcatga